The following coding sequences lie in one Agarivorans sp. Alg241-V36 genomic window:
- a CDS encoding GNAT family N-acetyltransferase, giving the protein MRVEMNLQPFAEHYFEQVLALQVAPEQQNYVKNIADILQQLSEQQSAHLMMVDKLLVGFFVIDQHYPYKQELALNKAVLLRSFFVDQRHQGNGYGYQAGMLLKSYVSQLISDSDLLGLTVNCSNHAAQALYKKCGFKDSEVLYQGGPAGPQHIYSMELKSGSREIRSIT; this is encoded by the coding sequence ATGAGGGTAGAGATGAACTTACAGCCTTTTGCAGAGCACTATTTCGAGCAGGTTTTGGCACTGCAAGTGGCTCCAGAACAGCAAAACTACGTAAAAAACATCGCTGATATTTTGCAGCAGCTTAGTGAACAACAATCAGCTCATTTGATGATGGTTGATAAGCTATTAGTTGGATTTTTTGTAATTGATCAGCATTACCCTTACAAGCAAGAGTTGGCACTGAACAAGGCGGTATTGTTGAGGTCATTTTTTGTCGACCAGCGTCATCAGGGTAACGGATACGGATATCAGGCGGGCATGCTGCTTAAGAGCTATGTCTCTCAGCTAATTTCTGATTCAGATTTATTAGGCTTAACCGTAAATTGTAGCAATCACGCTGCGCAGGCTTTATATAAAAAGTGTGGATTTAAAGATAGTGAGGTTTTATATCAAGGGGGGCCAGCAGGGCCACAGCATATCTATTCGATGGAGCTAAAGTCGGGGAGTAGAGAAATAAGAAGCATAACCTAA
- a CDS encoding bifunctional transcriptional activator/DNA repair enzyme AdaA, producing MEQYPLQSHREYQQISQAMAYLVEHQQQQPELKELASDLAMSESHLQRLFSQWAGVSPKRFLQFVTLQKAREQLLESRSVLETAYDVGLSSGARLYDLFVNIEAVTPGEAKTKGEGLTIHYGWGITPFGCAFIASTQRGICQLSFCEAEQQLVPLEELKQAWPKAQCIHDDAAVRPLLSQIFNHSQAPKQALSLWLKGTNFQLQVWQALLKVPSGSLCSYQFLAQQVSSANATRAVASAVAKNPIAFIIPCHRVIRSSGALGGYRWGLDRKQLMMGREAVLAEQGNQYGESA from the coding sequence ATGGAGCAATACCCATTGCAATCGCATCGAGAGTACCAGCAAATAAGCCAAGCTATGGCCTACTTAGTTGAGCATCAACAGCAGCAACCAGAGCTTAAAGAACTCGCCAGTGATTTAGCAATGAGCGAGTCACATTTACAGCGCTTGTTTAGTCAGTGGGCCGGGGTATCGCCAAAGCGTTTTTTGCAGTTTGTTACTTTACAAAAAGCCCGTGAGCAGTTGCTTGAATCGCGTTCGGTTCTCGAGACCGCATACGATGTAGGGCTCTCTAGCGGTGCGCGCTTGTATGACTTATTTGTAAATATAGAAGCAGTAACGCCCGGTGAAGCTAAAACTAAAGGTGAAGGCTTAACTATTCATTATGGCTGGGGAATTACCCCCTTTGGTTGCGCATTTATAGCTAGCACTCAGCGGGGCATTTGCCAGCTTAGCTTCTGTGAAGCAGAGCAACAGTTGGTGCCGCTGGAGGAGCTTAAACAAGCATGGCCAAAGGCCCAGTGTATTCATGATGACGCTGCAGTAAGACCATTGCTATCGCAAATTTTCAATCACAGTCAAGCTCCCAAACAAGCCTTGTCTTTATGGCTTAAAGGGACCAATTTTCAATTACAGGTGTGGCAAGCGCTACTAAAAGTACCGAGCGGGAGCTTGTGTTCTTATCAGTTTTTAGCACAGCAAGTAAGCTCCGCAAACGCGACTCGCGCAGTGGCGAGTGCAGTGGCCAAGAACCCAATCGCATTTATTATCCCTTGTCACCGAGTCATTCGTAGCAGTGGTGCTTTGGGGGGATATCGCTGGGGTTTAGATAGAAAACAACTAATGATGGGGCGAGAAGCAGTATTGGCTGAGCAAGGTAATCAGTATGGGGAGAGTGCATGA
- a CDS encoding cold-shock protein, translating into MSKSTGTVKWFNEKKGFGFISQQSGADVFVHFRAILGDGFKSLEEGQKVAFDVEDGQKGPQAANVELV; encoded by the coding sequence ATGTCTAAGAGCACTGGTACCGTTAAGTGGTTTAACGAAAAGAAAGGTTTTGGTTTCATTTCTCAGCAATCTGGCGCAGATGTGTTTGTACACTTCCGTGCAATTTTAGGAGATGGCTTTAAATCACTTGAAGAAGGCCAGAAAGTAGCATTTGACGTTGAAGACGGTCAAAAAGGCCCGCAAGCAGCCAACGTTGAGCTTGTATAA